The following are from one region of the Magallana gigas chromosome 6, xbMagGiga1.1, whole genome shotgun sequence genome:
- the LOC105319951 gene encoding uncharacterized protein isoform X2 — MARIAEIFECFALLFFVNLIELSDAAGEACGTFLSVQLYCLTGYHCCDKDLYTCCATGYICAGSSCISIAVIIVPIIIVIVIIVVIVVIIVKKNNARQGVVIQPGQQQGMGNPPPGYGNPTPGYNQGPPPY; from the exons ATGGCGAGAATTGCTGAAATTTTTGAGTGTTTTGCATTATTGTTTTTCGTGAATTTAATCGAATTAAGTG atGCGGCCGGAGAAGCGTGCGGGACCTTCTTATCGGTCCAGTTGTATTGTCTAACAGGTTACCACTGTTGTGATAAAGATCTGTACACTTGTTGTGCAACAGGATATATTTGTGCGGGCTCAAGCTGTATCAGCATTGC AGTGATCATAGTTCCTATCATCATCGTTATCGTGATAATCGTAGTCATTGTTGTGATAATCGTCAAAAAGA ACAATGCTCGTCAGGGGGTCGTGATCCAGCCAGGACAACAACAAGGCATGGGCAATCCACCCCCCGGTTACGGTAATCCAACCCCAGGATACAACCAAGGTCCGCCGCCTTACTAA